The following coding sequences lie in one Oceanidesulfovibrio indonesiensis genomic window:
- a CDS encoding sigma-54 interaction domain-containing protein: MKKRQYFIRLNIIVPIIFSCLSILTLIVTYRLTLYGLAPGQAPFSYLVIWGGFVVLFSFLAGWLISRTILKPVEAFVREAEKLPAVQQMVEEHKGRDEIARYTQVFTQITDFLSKVDARELFPEIVGQSKVMRGVLSQIMKVAPTDVTVLITGESGTGKELVARAILNHSKRRQGPFIAVNCAAIAQGLLESELFGHEKGAFTGALSQKKGKFELADKGTLFLDEIGDMPLETQAKILRALENGTCERVGGSQTISFDVRVVAATNKDFVELITKGQFREDLYHRLNVFPIHLPPLRHRREDIPILAEHFLESQETEVRLSAEAIQVLLVSPWPGNVRELRNIMERAAVLAEGGVIRPKHLTGLTVGEGDGDDELALDEEIDLDARLEDVERSLIVAALTRTGGVQVRAAELLGIKERSLWHRIKKYEIDVASMRQK; the protein is encoded by the coding sequence ATGAAAAAACGGCAATACTTCATTCGTCTGAACATCATTGTTCCGATAATATTTTCGTGCCTTTCCATCCTCACGCTGATAGTCACCTACCGCCTCACCCTGTACGGCCTCGCGCCAGGGCAGGCTCCCTTCAGCTATCTGGTCATCTGGGGCGGTTTCGTCGTGCTTTTTTCGTTCCTGGCCGGCTGGCTCATCTCGCGCACCATCCTCAAGCCCGTGGAAGCCTTTGTCCGCGAAGCGGAAAAGCTGCCCGCCGTGCAGCAGATGGTGGAAGAGCACAAGGGCCGCGATGAGATAGCCCGCTATACGCAGGTTTTCACGCAGATCACGGACTTTTTGAGCAAGGTGGACGCGCGCGAACTGTTCCCGGAAATCGTCGGCCAAAGCAAGGTCATGCGCGGCGTCCTCAGCCAGATCATGAAAGTGGCGCCCACGGACGTCACCGTGCTCATCACCGGCGAGTCCGGCACCGGCAAGGAATTGGTGGCCCGGGCCATTCTCAATCACTCCAAGCGGCGCCAGGGCCCCTTCATCGCCGTGAACTGCGCGGCCATCGCCCAGGGACTGCTGGAAAGCGAGCTCTTCGGACACGAAAAGGGCGCCTTCACCGGCGCGCTCTCTCAGAAGAAAGGCAAGTTCGAGCTGGCGGACAAGGGCACGCTCTTTCTGGACGAGATAGGGGACATGCCCCTGGAGACCCAGGCCAAGATACTCCGCGCCCTGGAGAACGGCACGTGCGAGCGCGTGGGCGGCTCACAGACCATATCATTCGACGTCCGCGTGGTGGCCGCCACGAACAAGGATTTCGTGGAGCTCATCACGAAAGGCCAGTTCCGGGAGGACCTCTACCACCGGCTCAACGTCTTCCCCATCCACCTGCCGCCCCTGCGCCACAGGCGCGAAGACATCCCGATACTTGCAGAGCACTTCCTGGAAAGCCAGGAAACCGAGGTGCGCCTTTCGGCCGAGGCGATTCAGGTGCTGCTGGTGAGCCCATGGCCCGGCAACGTGCGCGAGCTGCGAAACATCATGGAGCGCGCTGCCGTGCTTGCCGAGGGCGGCGTCATCCGTCCCAAGCATCTGACAGGGCTGACGGTGGGGGAGGGCGACGGGGATGACGAGCTGGCCCTGGATGAAGAGATCGATCTGGACGCCAGGCTGGAGGATGTGGAGCGGTCTTTGATCGTCGCCGCGCTGACAAGGACCGGCGGGGTGCAGGTGCGCGCCGCCGAGCTTCTGGGCATCAAGGAGCGCTCTTTATGGCACCGCATCAAGAAGTACGAGATTGATGTCGCATCCATGCGGCAGAAATAA
- a CDS encoding type II secretion system F family protein produces the protein MPNYSYQAVTEAGTQVSGNIEADSVEDARQILAARGLIPSRVVRSESGGNFLKALNDKLSTVSVPDLILFTKQFRTMFNAGLSIIALLDVLEQQCENPKLKSAVAEIAQDIKQGSSLYNAFSKHDDIFSELYCSMLRAGEVSGTLPDVLDRLIYIIEHEYKVKKQIKSALLYPQIVIVMLIGAFLFLLTFVIPQFVSTFRNAGIELPLPTKVCIVMYEFLDAYWYLLIGVVAGVIVLLWLYLRTDSGQLVKDRFLLRMPIVGPVFQKGAMARFASIFSLLQSSGVSVLESVGIVSDTIGNAAISLEFDNLREKLQEGRGISGPLRNSRTFTPMIINMIAIGEETGELDLMMREVAKHYDYEVEYQVGRMSELIGPILIVALAGIVGFFAAAILFPIFDLTKMVK, from the coding sequence ATGCCGAATTACTCATACCAGGCTGTAACGGAAGCCGGCACCCAGGTGTCCGGCAATATAGAAGCGGATTCCGTGGAAGATGCCCGGCAGATACTGGCCGCGCGCGGCCTCATTCCGTCCAGGGTCGTGCGCAGCGAGTCCGGCGGCAATTTCCTCAAAGCGCTCAACGACAAACTGAGCACCGTTTCGGTGCCGGACCTCATCCTCTTCACCAAACAGTTCCGCACCATGTTCAACGCGGGCCTGTCCATCATCGCCCTGCTCGATGTCCTGGAGCAGCAGTGCGAGAACCCGAAGCTCAAATCCGCGGTTGCCGAAATAGCTCAGGACATCAAACAGGGCTCGTCGCTGTACAACGCCTTCAGCAAGCACGATGACATATTTTCCGAACTGTACTGCAGCATGCTCCGCGCCGGCGAGGTCTCCGGTACCCTGCCGGACGTTCTGGACCGCCTCATCTACATCATCGAGCACGAATACAAGGTGAAGAAGCAGATCAAGTCCGCGCTGCTGTATCCGCAGATCGTCATCGTCATGCTTATCGGCGCGTTCCTTTTCCTGCTCACGTTCGTCATTCCGCAGTTCGTGTCGACTTTCCGGAACGCCGGTATCGAGCTGCCCCTGCCCACCAAAGTGTGCATCGTCATGTACGAGTTTCTCGATGCATACTGGTACTTGTTGATCGGCGTCGTCGCCGGCGTCATCGTCCTTTTGTGGCTGTATCTGCGTACGGATAGCGGCCAACTGGTCAAGGACCGCTTCCTGCTGCGCATGCCCATCGTGGGCCCCGTGTTCCAGAAAGGCGCCATGGCCCGGTTCGCCTCCATTTTCTCCCTGCTCCAGTCCTCCGGCGTCTCCGTGCTGGAATCCGTGGGCATCGTCTCGGACACCATCGGAAACGCAGCCATCTCCCTGGAATTCGACAACCTCCGCGAGAAACTGCAGGAGGGCCGCGGCATATCCGGTCCGTTGCGCAACTCGCGCACCTTCACGCCCATGATCATCAATATGATCGCCATCGGCGAGGAAACCGGTGAACTGGACCTCATGATGCGCGAGGTGGCCAAGCATTACGACTACGAGGTCGAATACCAGGTCGGCAGAATGTCCGAGCTTATCGGCCCCATCCTCATCGTGGCCCTGGCCGGCATCGTCGGCTTCTTTGCGGCGGCCATCCTCTTCCCCATCTTCGACCTGACCAAGATGGTCAAGTGA
- a CDS encoding ExeA family protein codes for MKYYEILNFQDEPFSNSPDPDFFYESPKHLECLNRLEIALRLKRGLNVVLGDVGTGKTTLCRRLLRALTEDEAIDAHLLLDPDFDNPRDLLLVLCEMLEGETPEAGLTEWSLKERVKNSLFKRGVDENKTTVLIIDEGQKIHDRCMELLRELLNYETNDAKLLQIVIFAQLEFEPIIRRYPNFADRINDLIRLGPLDFAHTRELIDYRINLAKVHMSRTPLFTRGGYWAMYGATRGYPRKIVKLAHKVFLTLILNNDHRATWALVRSVSRENYLAENAKLPAARTEIGASKSLFAPSRTSSAKISTPDADGDDIEGARHPWAAGLAVALLVMLVAVRAETPSNAPLIVGNAANLEAVAEPVVDAPKIETPKSPPRESIFTAAGSRNDSDASSRSGLGVHYRAEIIARNVIPGNSRPQHIPAAPPETLGAVTVAEDVPLAALVRRIYGRAGDDLVALVVAANDSLDTDSVVPSGASVIFPVARGATLTPDQADTGYVVQVGRYETLNAAYDAISAYGGAGQDAPGMAILPQWSGEGGLVFFLVHATKYSDESEALRAMRSRGHAEARTPEILASWEKDAVLLADLGAWKPQQQPETTAKDLFPPPGPIDE; via the coding sequence ATGAAGTACTACGAAATCCTGAACTTCCAGGACGAGCCGTTCTCGAATTCGCCTGATCCGGATTTCTTTTACGAATCGCCCAAGCATCTGGAATGCCTCAATCGTCTTGAGATCGCACTCCGGCTCAAACGCGGTCTCAATGTAGTGCTCGGCGATGTGGGCACCGGCAAGACCACACTCTGCCGCCGGCTGCTGCGCGCTTTGACGGAAGACGAGGCCATTGATGCGCATCTTCTCCTCGATCCGGACTTCGACAACCCGCGCGACCTCCTGCTCGTTCTGTGCGAGATGCTCGAGGGCGAAACTCCAGAGGCCGGCCTCACCGAATGGTCGCTCAAGGAACGGGTCAAGAATTCGTTGTTCAAACGTGGTGTCGACGAAAACAAGACGACCGTACTCATCATCGATGAAGGCCAGAAGATCCATGACCGTTGTATGGAGCTGCTTCGCGAGCTGCTCAACTACGAGACGAACGATGCCAAGCTGCTGCAGATAGTGATTTTTGCACAGCTGGAGTTCGAGCCGATCATCCGGCGGTATCCCAACTTCGCCGACCGCATCAACGACCTCATCCGGCTCGGGCCGCTTGATTTTGCCCACACCAGGGAGCTCATCGACTATCGCATCAATCTCGCCAAAGTGCATATGTCCCGCACTCCGTTGTTCACGCGCGGCGGATACTGGGCAATGTACGGAGCCACACGCGGGTATCCGCGCAAGATAGTCAAGCTGGCGCACAAGGTTTTCCTGACATTGATTCTGAACAACGACCACCGCGCCACGTGGGCGCTTGTGCGGTCCGTGTCCAGGGAAAATTATCTTGCGGAGAACGCGAAACTCCCGGCGGCCAGGACAGAGATCGGTGCGAGCAAGTCGCTCTTCGCACCTTCCAGAACATCCTCGGCGAAAATTTCCACCCCGGATGCAGACGGCGACGATATTGAAGGCGCCCGCCATCCCTGGGCAGCCGGCCTTGCCGTGGCGCTGCTCGTCATGCTCGTGGCTGTTCGGGCCGAGACTCCCTCGAATGCGCCCCTGATCGTCGGTAATGCGGCAAATCTTGAGGCCGTTGCGGAGCCTGTTGTGGATGCACCGAAGATCGAAACACCGAAGTCCCCCCCAAGGGAATCCATCTTCACCGCAGCCGGCAGCAGGAATGATTCGGATGCTTCGTCGCGCAGTGGCCTTGGAGTGCACTACCGCGCCGAGATCATTGCGAGAAACGTGATTCCGGGTAATTCCAGGCCGCAGCATATCCCGGCTGCGCCGCCGGAAACCCTTGGCGCCGTCACGGTTGCGGAAGACGTGCCGCTTGCTGCGCTTGTTCGGCGCATATATGGCCGCGCCGGGGATGATCTGGTCGCACTGGTCGTCGCCGCAAACGATTCATTGGACACGGACAGCGTCGTGCCTTCAGGCGCGTCAGTCATCTTTCCCGTGGCCCGGGGAGCGACGTTAACGCCGGACCAGGCTGATACTGGGTATGTCGTCCAGGTCGGTCGCTACGAGACCCTCAACGCTGCCTACGACGCGATATCCGCCTACGGCGGCGCGGGGCAGGACGCGCCGGGCATGGCGATCCTGCCGCAGTGGAGCGGGGAAGGCGGACTGGTCTTCTTCCTCGTGCATGCAACGAAATATTCTGATGAAAGCGAAGCCTTACGCGCCATGCGCAGCCGCGGGCATGCCGAAGCCCGGACTCCGGAAATCCTGGCGTCCTGGGAGAAGGATGCCGTGCTGCTCGCGGATCTCGGAGCCTGGAAACCGCAGCAGCAACCCGAAACCACTGCGAAAGACCTGTTCCCCCCGCCGGGACCGATAGACGAGTAG
- the pilQ gene encoding type IV pilus secretin PilQ, which produces MNTRILPIIAALALSLVLASALGCKKEDKQKDSFIEKWHVLAENAQGHSPSYTPRTLDARERVVEPPEPPERPLPSRLITLRMHRASLAAVIQALSRAANQSVMLSPEVSGEVTVNIVKKPWDQVFKGILRTNGLTYRWEGDIIRVLTLEDMENDLRIAEVEARQKAQKLKSKGDEPLISDVIPVRYADADNLKETIEKILVIRDRTGERTRESESDMHGYVTVDNSTNSLVVEAAYQDLKKIYDLIDRLDRPRKQIRIRAHIVETSSNIARRLGIQWGGFYQGSPNSSGDSFFVVPGASNSQFDYDNNVLEYTPRLGTGYSPDGLGLNFIPDGFPGTNQIGGAIGLMFGQIPGDILEVQLQALAEDGQVEILSSPSITTLDNQPAVTENGTRIPYVTINADGQTEVQFEDAVLKLEITPHVIDDEFLRLAILIQKDEVDFTPSRTVDGYPTIIKRHSRTSLVTRDNETVVISGLTRSRLSEGEAGIPGAKDIPLLGWLVKSQTRSDEKDDILIFITPSILAQWAPGEVQKTLEQIEEEVEMKKLEEQQREQDKLQQ; this is translated from the coding sequence ATGAATACGCGAATTCTTCCCATCATCGCTGCTTTGGCTCTTTCCCTGGTTCTTGCATCGGCCCTTGGCTGCAAGAAAGAGGACAAGCAGAAAGATTCGTTCATCGAGAAGTGGCACGTTCTCGCTGAGAACGCTCAAGGCCACTCCCCAAGCTACACTCCCCGGACTCTCGACGCTCGCGAACGTGTCGTGGAGCCGCCCGAACCGCCGGAACGTCCGCTGCCGTCGCGACTCATCACCCTGCGCATGCATCGTGCAAGCCTGGCCGCGGTTATCCAGGCCCTATCCCGTGCAGCCAACCAGAGCGTGATGCTGAGCCCCGAGGTGAGCGGCGAAGTAACGGTCAATATCGTCAAGAAGCCCTGGGACCAGGTGTTCAAGGGAATTCTGCGGACCAATGGCCTGACGTACCGCTGGGAGGGAGACATCATTCGCGTATTGACTCTCGAAGATATGGAAAACGACCTACGTATTGCCGAGGTTGAAGCTCGCCAGAAAGCCCAAAAGCTCAAATCCAAGGGCGATGAGCCGCTCATCAGCGACGTCATTCCCGTCCGGTACGCCGATGCCGACAACCTTAAGGAAACCATCGAAAAGATCCTTGTTATCCGCGATCGGACTGGCGAAAGGACCCGCGAAAGCGAAAGTGACATGCACGGGTACGTAACTGTGGACAACTCCACAAACTCGCTCGTCGTGGAGGCTGCATATCAGGATCTCAAAAAGATCTACGACCTGATCGACAGGCTCGACAGGCCCCGCAAGCAGATCAGGATCAGAGCGCATATCGTGGAGACATCGAGCAACATCGCCCGCCGTCTTGGCATCCAGTGGGGCGGATTCTACCAGGGCTCCCCGAACTCGAGCGGCGACAGTTTCTTCGTGGTCCCTGGTGCATCGAACTCTCAATTTGATTATGACAACAACGTTTTGGAGTACACTCCGCGGTTAGGCACGGGCTACAGCCCGGACGGCCTCGGCCTGAACTTTATTCCGGACGGATTCCCGGGCACCAACCAGATCGGCGGTGCCATCGGTCTGATGTTCGGGCAGATTCCCGGCGATATCCTCGAAGTTCAGCTGCAGGCGCTTGCCGAAGACGGGCAGGTGGAAATCCTCTCCAGCCCCTCGATCACGACCCTCGATAATCAGCCGGCGGTGACGGAAAATGGTACACGCATCCCGTATGTCACCATCAATGCTGATGGTCAGACCGAGGTTCAGTTCGAGGACGCCGTGCTCAAGCTCGAAATCACCCCGCATGTGATCGACGACGAATTCCTGCGCCTGGCGATCCTGATCCAGAAGGACGAAGTAGACTTCACGCCATCGCGTACGGTGGATGGCTATCCCACCATCATCAAACGCCACTCCAGGACCTCGTTGGTAACCAGGGACAACGAGACGGTCGTCATTTCCGGTCTGACTCGCAGCCGCCTCTCCGAAGGCGAGGCCGGCATACCCGGCGCCAAGGACATTCCGCTGCTTGGCTGGCTGGTCAAGAGTCAGACTCGTTCTGACGAAAAAGATGACATCCTCATCTTCATCACGCCTTCGATCCTTGCTCAGTGGGCGCCTGGCGAGGTGCAGAAGACCCTCGAGCAGATCGAAGAAGAAGTCGAAATGAAGAAGCTCGAAGAGCAGCAACGTGAGCAAGATAAGTTGCAGCAGTAA
- the aguB gene encoding N-carbamoylputrescine amidase, whose product MSNSLVTLAAVQMAMSADAEANQAKASDFVRLAAMAGAQVVLLPELFAGEYFCKDMLDEHFSLAHPVEGHPLLAGMAALAREFEVVLPVSFFERDGDDYYNSCMVYDADGASLGLYRKSHIPHGPGYEEKYYFKPGDTGFKVFESRYGRIGVGICWDQWFPECARSLALMGADMLLYPTAIGSEPEVPGYSTRDHWRAVMVGHAGANLLPLVAANRVGAEQGVSCEITFYGSSFIASPLTDIVAQADEKEETVLTATFDLNAVRALRNEWSLFGDRRPELYGALCKPVV is encoded by the coding sequence ATGTCGAATTCCCTTGTGACGCTCGCTGCCGTGCAGATGGCGATGAGCGCGGATGCCGAGGCAAACCAGGCCAAGGCGAGCGATTTCGTGCGCCTTGCGGCCATGGCCGGCGCGCAGGTCGTGTTGCTGCCTGAGCTTTTCGCCGGTGAGTACTTTTGCAAGGACATGCTGGACGAGCACTTTTCCCTGGCGCATCCTGTGGAAGGGCACCCTTTGCTTGCGGGCATGGCTGCGCTGGCGCGAGAGTTCGAGGTGGTGCTGCCCGTGAGCTTCTTCGAACGGGACGGAGACGACTACTACAACAGCTGCATGGTCTACGACGCTGACGGGGCCTCCCTGGGCCTGTACCGCAAATCGCACATCCCGCACGGTCCAGGGTACGAAGAAAAATACTACTTCAAGCCGGGCGACACGGGATTCAAGGTGTTCGAGAGCCGCTACGGCCGCATAGGAGTGGGCATCTGCTGGGACCAGTGGTTCCCGGAATGCGCCCGCAGCCTGGCGCTCATGGGGGCGGACATGCTGCTGTACCCCACGGCCATCGGCTCCGAACCCGAGGTGCCGGGGTATTCGACGCGTGACCACTGGCGCGCTGTGATGGTGGGCCATGCCGGAGCGAACCTGCTGCCCCTGGTCGCGGCGAATCGTGTGGGCGCGGAGCAGGGTGTTTCCTGCGAGATCACGTTTTACGGCTCCTCGTTCATCGCCAGCCCCCTGACGGACATCGTCGCTCAAGCCGACGAAAAAGAAGAAACCGTATTGACTGCAACGTTCGACCTCAATGCGGTTCGCGCACTCCGCAACGAATGGAGTCTGTTCGGGGACCGCCGCCCAGAGCTCTATGGAGCGCTGTGCAAGCCTGTCGTCTGA